TCGGTCACAAACGGGCCATCAGGCTCCATTGCTGAAAGGCCCGGGATTTTTGCGTCAGATACAGATACTGTCGCCAGGTACTTGGCAAATGCCCCAAGGCCACGAATCATGCCTGTAAAAACAAAACCGCCAACGCCGGCGCCCGATAAAAAGCTCACAACACGGGATGAGCCCGCAGCCAGATTCGTATAAAAATCTATAAACTGATGCCAGTTCTCAGGCTTCGCCAGTTCCGTGCCCGCATTGGTCGCGCCGACAAAAATAGCCCGTTTAATACTTGCTGCCCAAGCATCATCCGGCAATTCTTTTTCAACAAGGCTCCGCAACACCAATCCGCCACGACTATACCCGATGGCATCTATGACAGGTGGAAAATCAGGTGACCAGGGTGCCGTTTTGAGCCACTTCAACAATTCCCACGCGTTTTCACTTGGCGTTTCACTCAAGGTGTAATGATCAAATCCAAGGACCAGATCATAGGCTTCAAATGCCTTTTCAAGAAACTGCTGGCCTTCTGGAATTTCGCAAAGTCCCCCATAACTTCCCACGGTGCTACTGAATGTACCGTGGATAAACAGTAAGACTTTGGGGGTCCGATTTGCAGGTATCGTCAACGCTTCGAGGCTCTGCAGTGGCTCCCACGCCTCAGGGTCGTGCGCCCCTTCGCTGACGTTCATATTGATGACACATTGGTCAACCTTTTTTTCAAGCCGCTTCATCGTCAGCGCAACGCCCGGTGCAGCATCCTTGATACGGATGATATGGGCCTTCGCTTTTTTAGCAAGCGACTTTAGCTTGTCACCCAGGCCACGGCGTTTGCCTACGGTATGCGTGTAGCCCGCGAGTTCAATTTCAAATACATGCAAGTTGGAAGCGGCGATGCTTCGCTTTGAGTTGCGCGTTGATTCCGCCGCCGGCTTTGCAAAAACCCAGCGATAAACCCCATCTTCTTCAACCAGTACCACTGCACGCTCATCTGCTGGTGTATCAACAGAGATTTTGACTCGGGTGTCTTCGTTACCAGCGCTCCGCTTTTTGTAGTCGCGCTGGCGGTTCAGTACAAACGACTTTTCTACATGCAAGTCGTGCTCGGCAGCAAGCGCAGCCAGAAACATGTCGTCATTTGGTGTCTCACCTGATTGCCCTCTTTTTTTGCTACCTGAGGCCAGGACCGCTTCCGAAGCCTCGTAAGCACCTGGGACTTCAATTGTAACATCAAACTGGTTGCGCTTCGCCATTGCCCGCTTTTTGTCGTGATTTGATTACAGAGATGCATTGTCTGTTTACTGCATAAAAACATGCGGTAAAAAGTATATCGCATCTTTTTAGTAAATCAAACAGTCAATCGCTGATTATTGCGGCAAAATGGGATATAAAACGACAAAGGGAGTCCGCAGACTCCCTTTGTGTTGTAAACATAATGATAGCGTAAGAAACGCATGCTGTTTTATGCCGGCTCTTTTGCCGCTGTTGGCTCGAGCTTAAGAGTACGCGCCTGAAGCACCCAGTTGTCGCGTTCAATGCGGCCTTTAAAGACTTCCAACATATCATCGACTTCCGTCACATCTTTACCACTCCAGGAAGCTACCTGCCAGAAGTAGAATACACCGATGCCGTTCAGCAGCCGCTCCAGCTTCGGACCCACGCCTGATATTTTCTTCAAGTCATCCTTCTTGCCGAAAGAAGCAGACTTCATCAACCGAGGCCCTGTCTTGGGTACTTCAACACGTACCGGAGCAGGTGCTGGCTTTGCCGCCAATTTATCCAACCGCAATTCAATCTCGCGGAGGCGTGATTCAACAGGAGAAAGGTTTACAGGTCCAGGAATGCGCAACTGGCGTAAAGCCGTCTCAACACCAGAAATTCTGGTATTCACAGGATTCAGATCTACGCGCTGTTGTCCATTTGATGACGCCATCTGACGAATACTCGCTTCCAGGGCACCAATTTTCTGATTGACAGGCGTGAGATCTACGCGCTGCGGCTGTGCAGGGGCAGGAAGGTTGCGAATCAGCTGCTCAAGCCGGCTAATCCGATCATTGACCGGCCCAAGGTCTACGCCATTTCCAGCTTCAACCATCGATTCCAATTTGACAAACCGGCTATAGAGCGGTGCAAAGTCAACCTGCTCTGCTTTTTCCGGTTTTGGCATCCCCTTGATCAGCGCTTCTATAGCACCTACCCGCTCCTCTACTGGCGCGAGATCCACATGCTGAGGTTTCGGGAGTTGCCCAAGCATCGTCCCGACCTGGTCAAGTTTACCATTTACGCCCGACAGGTCAACTGAAGCAGGTGCCGGGATGGCATCTACTTTATGCTCAACACTATCGACACGCTGACCGAGACTATTGAGTCCTTTCCATAGCTTGTCCCAATTCCCTTCACCGCGGTCAAGGCGAGAAAACAGTTTTTCGTAAGATGAGGTAACATCAACAAAGCGCCGGCGCGTCCACCATCTTCCCAATAAAAATCCAAGCAGCGCAGCCCCGAGAAAAAGGAGGGCATATTTAGCAATTAAATACATCATGATAATTTCTCTCTAGATAAATAATACAGGTGGATGGGCTGCTAGTTAAAGTCAGCCACGCGAATTTCAATGCGGCGGTTCTGAGCACGTCCAACGCTGGTGCTATTGGAAGCAAGCGGACGAGATTCGCCAAAACCACTGGCGGTCAGGCGGCCTGGCGGCACCTTCAGATCGATAAGCGCTTCGAGCACGGACTGCGCGCGGCGTTGACTGAGGTCACGGTTCATGGCCGCATCGCCGACATCATCTGTATGGCCTTCAATGAGCAGCTCGCCAGGGCATGAACGTGCCATCTCGGCGAGTTGCGTAAGCAGTGGCCGGCTTGCTGCCTGGATCACTGCACTGCCCGTCTGTAATCGGATCATTGAAGGCCATACAGATGATGTCGGCGATGCGGCCATGAACCGTGACCTCAGTCAACGCCGCGCGC
This Bacteroidota bacterium DNA region includes the following protein-coding sequences:
- a CDS encoding OmpA family protein, which encodes MAASPTSSVWPSMIRLQTGSAVIQAASRPLLTQLAEMARSCPGELLIEGHTDDVGDAAMNRDLSQRRAQSVLEALIDLKVPPGRLTASGFGESRPLASNSTSVGRAQNRRIEIRVADFN